DNA from Salinispora arenicola:
GAGCCACACTCCCCGATGGAGGCGTCCGGTTCGACCTGCAGCGTCGCGTGCTCGATCCGGAACTCCTCGCGGAGGGCGGTCCGGGCGGATCCGAGGACGGCACTGATGTCGGCGCCGGGGGCGACGGCGAGGTGCGCGGAGGCCACCTCCATGCCAGAGGTCAGGGTCCAGATGTGCAAGTCGTGTACCTCGTTCACGCCAGGTACGGCGACCAGTCGGTCGTGCACCGCGGTGACCCGGAGGTGGCCCGGCGCGGCCTGGACCAGGATGCGCAGGGCTGCCCGGCCGAGCCGCCAGGTCCGGGGCAGGATGAACAGGCCGATGGCGACCGCGACGAGCGGATCGGCCCACCGCCAGCCGGTGCCCGCGATGACCAGTGCCGCCGCGATCACGCCGAGACTGCCGAGCAGATCGCCCAGCACTTCGAGATAGGCGCCCTGAAGGTTGATGCTCTCCTTCGCCCCCGGCCGCAGCAGTGCGAAGGCGACGACGTTGGCGAGTAGGCCCAGGATGGCCACCACCAGCATGGGCCCGGTGCTCACCTCGGGCGGGTCGCCGAAGCGGCGGGCGGCTTCCACCAGTACGTAGACCGAGACGACGGAGAGCAACAGGGCATTGGCGAGGGCGGCCAGCACCTCCAGCCGGTAGAGCCCGAAGGTGCGCTGCGGGTTCCTGCCGCGCCGGCGGGTTGCGGTCAGTGCGGCGAGGGCCATACCGATGCCGAGTACGTCGGTGAACATGTGCCCGGCATCGCTGAGCAGGGCCAGAGATCCGGTGCGGACGGCGGTCACCGCTTCGGCCGCCATCAGGGTGGTGAGCAGTGCGAATGCCGCCCAGAGGCGCCCTCGGTGCCGTTGCCCGGCGTTGGCGACAGCCCCGTGATGGTGGCCATCCGTTGCACCCACTCGGATACCTTCCGCTGGCTTTCCCGTCCCGCCCCAATCTATGCTCACATTGCGATGTGTATAACTGTTTGGCAAAATGCGCTCCGAACCGTGCCGCAGGACGCGACCGACGATGGCGGTACCCGCCGGCACGAAGCCCAGACCGGTACCGGTCAACCGGTGAGGTCGACCGTAGTGAGCCGCTGGGTGGCACGGGACAGCGCGACGTACAACGTCCGCACCCCCGCCCCCGGCTCCGCGCGAATCTCACCAGGGGCGACCAGGACGACGCCGTCGTACTCCATGCCCTTGGCCTCCAGGCTCGTCACCACCTGCAACCGCGGCGTGTCCAGTGAACCCAGCCAATCGGCGACCTCGGCCCGGCGAGGTACCGGCGTGACCACGCCGACCGTGCCGGGAACCTCGGCGAGCAGCGTCTTGACCGCCGCCAGCACGGTGGTCTCCAACTCGGCCGGCGGCGCGATCAGCCGCACGGGATCGACACCGGTCGAGCGGACCGCGGTCGGCAGCAAAATGTCCGGGTCGACCCGCCGGATCTCGGCCGCCGCCACCGCGAAGATCTCGGCCGGGTTGCGGTAGTTCGTAGTCAAGGTGAAGTGGTGCCGCGGGCGGCGGCCGAGCGCCCGGTCGCGGGCCTGGGTCAGTTCCTCCGGGTCGCCGGTCCACGCCGTCTGCGCCGGGTCGCCCACCACGGTCCACGAGGCCAACCGCCCGCGTCGGCCGATCATGCGCCACTGCATCGGTGAGACGTCCTGGGACTCGTCCACCACCACGTGCGTGTATTCGCGATAGTCCTCGGGGCGTCGTCGGGCCGCCTGCCGGTCGGCGCGCTGTCGATCGGCGAACGTGCTCAGCTCGCGTACCCCGCCCGCCAGGGTGAACGGATCCCGCCGGGGTCGGGCCGGCTTCATCGGCTTGCCGAGCAGGGCGTCCAACTCGTCGAGCAGCGCGACGTCGGCCACGGTCCACCCCTGGCCGTCCCCGCTCCGGTACGCGTCGTCGAGCAGGCGGACCTCGCGGTCGGAGAGCACACCCGCAGCGTACCGGCGCAACCGCTCGGGCCGGGCCAGCCAGCCGAGTACGTGCCGCGGGTGCAATCGGGGCCACCACGCCTTGAGGAACTCGCGGAACTCCGGCCGGTCGGCCAACTCGTCCTCGAACACCCGCTGCTCGGGTAGGCCGGGAATGTCCAGCCGCCGGACCTGCTCCCAGAGTGCGGCGAAGACGCCGTCGAAGCCGACCCGGCGCACCTCGTTGCGCCGCGCGCCCCGCCGCAACGCCCGATCCCGGATCGCGTCCAACCCGCGACGGTCGATTCGCAGCAGCTCGCCCCGGTAGAGCAGCCGCAGCCCGTCGGGTGCGCCCGGTGCCACGTCCCGGGCCGCCCGCTCCAGAACCCGTCGCATCCGCAGCGAGCCCTTGATCGCGGTGACCTCGGGCGGGTCGGTACGGGTCGCGGTCAACCCCGGGAAGAGTCCACCGAGCGCGGCGAGGGTGGCGGTCTCCTCGCCCAGCGACGGCAGTACCGACGCGATGTACTCGACGAACACGGTCGACGGGCCGACCACCAGGATGCCGCCGCCGGCGTACCGGCTGCGGTCGGTGTAGAGCAGGTACGCCGCCCGGTGCAGGGCGACCGCCGTCTTGCCCGTTCCCGGGCCGCCGGAGACCACGGTGACGCCGGCACCGGGGGAGCGGATCGCCTCGTCCTGCTCCCGCTGAATGGTGGCCACGATGTCCCGCATTCCCCGTCCGGTCGCCCTGGACAGGGTGGCCAACAGGGCGCCGTCGCCGACCGTGGTCATCTCGGGTGGGGTAGCGGCCGGATCGAGCAGGTCGTCCTCGATCCCGGTGACCCGCTCCCCGCTTGACTGGATCATGCGTCGTCGGATCACGCCCAGCGGCTGCGCCGGGGTCGCCCGGTAGAAGGCGGCGGCGGCCGGGGCCCGCCAGTCCACCACCAGCGTCCCGGCGTTCTCGTCCCGGATGCCGAGGCGGCCGACGTGCAGCACCTGCCGGTTGCGGAGATCGAGTCGGCCGAAGACGAGTCCCTCGTGTTCGGTGTCGAGCAGGTGTCGGCGCTGCGCCGCGTGGAAGACCATCGCGTCCCGTTCGACCAGTGCGCCGAAGTTGCCGACCCGGGCCAGGTGGTAGCCGTCGGACTCCGCACGAGTCGCCGCCTGGCGCAGCTCCGCCAGGCGCGCGTACACCCGGTCGAGGTGCCGCTGCTCGGCAGCGATCTCCTGCTCCAACGCGGTCCGGTCGGTCAACGCTCGCCCTCCTGAAGTCGGTGGCCAGCGCAGTGCGCCACGGGCGACGGTGCGCCGGCCAACCGCACGAGGGTACGCCCCGGCCTGACCCCGGATGCTTCAGGTTCGGTCGGCCCTACCGGATGACCTGGGCGGCGGGGCTGTCGAGGACCCGGCCCAGCACCCCGGCCAGGGCGGCGTTCACGGCGCCGGGGCGCTCCATCATCAGCATGTGTCCCGCGCCTGGGCACACGGTCAGCGCGGTCGTCGGCAGGGCCGCCGCGATGGATTCCGTACACGGCGGCGGAGTCAGCCGGTCCCGGTCACCGACCAGCGTGGCGGTCGGTAGATGGGCCAGGCCAGGCAGGGTCGCCAGCTGGTCGTGGGTGCCGATCGAGGCGCGGAACCCGCCGATCGAGCGCAGCGACGCGTGGGCCATGGCGCGGGTGACCAGGCGGAGGTCGGCCGGGTTGTATCGGTCGCCGAAGAGAAGCCAGCGGAAGCTGGGTCGTAGGGCGCGGAGCAGCGACCGGGGTGGCGGCCGGGTGCCGCAGCGGGCCAGGACCCCGGCGCCGGTGCTCTCCGCGATCTGGATCAGCCGGGCGACCCGGGGCGAGAGACCGTAGACGGTGCGCGCGTTTCCTTCGGCACTGGTGGAGACGAAGACCAGGCCGGCGATGCGATCGGCGAAGTGCGTGGGGTGGCGGTGCGCGTACTCCATGATCGTCATTCCGCCCATGGAGTGGCCCGCCAACACGACCCGCCCGGTCGGGACGACCGCGTCAAGCACCGCGGCGAGGTCGTCGCCGAGCTGGCCCAGGGTGGCGGTGGGCAGCGCCATACAGCTGGACCGTCCGTGTCCCCGCGCGTCGTAGGTCACCACCCGGAGTGCCCCGCCGAAGTGGTCCCGCAGGTAGGCGAGCTGCCGGTGCCACGTGTTCGCGTCCAGCGTCCAGCCGTGCAGCAGTACGGCGGTCACCTCGGCGTCTGTCGGACCGTCGATCTCGACGTGCAGGCGTACGGTGTCGGTCAGGTGGATCTCGTGTACGTCCGGCATCACCATCTCCCAGGGCCGCGCGGATCTGTCACCGGCGTACCCGGTAGTAACACCGGCCGCCTGTCATGACACCACGCCAACCCGGCCCGGGGGAAGGACCGGAATCCGGCCGGACGTCCGCATTGTGCGACGTTCACCCGGGGTAGAACAATGCGGCCCGCCGGGACATCCGGCGGGCCGCATTGCTATCTCCTGAGTGTCAGCTGGTGCCCGAGGGTCAGCCCTCGAAGACGCCAGCCTCGACAAGGCGCTTCTCGGTGGCGTCCCAGCCATCACCCGGGTGGAGGGTGTTGAGGTTGCTCAGCTCCGCCCGGATCTTGGTGGCGTGGCCCGCCGCGGCCAGCGTCCGGATCTCCTCGACGAAGGCCTCGGAGTCGGTCCGCAGGTGCTCGGTCTTGCCGTTGGTCAGATTGCGCACGTACGCGTGCTTGCCGCCGTTGAGCGGAATCAGATACTTGAACTCGCCCAGCACGCTGAGGGCACCACCCTGGCCAGCCTGGCCGGCCCGGACAGACGCGCGCGCGGTCTTCGAGGTGTTGCTCGCCACGGAGGTACTCCTTGCAGACGTACGGGAGGACGCGGATTAGACGTCCGGGGGCTGGTGCGGACCTCACCCGAGTGGGTGGACCCGCAGAGTAGTTCGCGGCACAGGCCGCCAATGGAACTGTACACGAGCGCGCTGCCCGGCTGGTCACCGCGTCGCGTTGGTCCAACGGGCTCACCCGAGCGGCTATTCCGGTGCCGGATTTTCCGAACCTCTGGCGTACCATCCGTCACATCAGTCATGATGTGCCCCGGTAATCACCTGGCAGGACGAGGTCGTAGGGGAAGACGCACCTCGCTCCCCGGGAGGCCATCGTGCCAACGCGTGGCGTTGTATACGTCCACTCGACCCCGCTCGCCGTGTGCTCACACGTCGAGTGGGCGATCGCGCGCGTCCTCGCGGCGCCGGTCAACCTGCAGTGGACAGCTCAGCCCGTCGACCCCGGCGCCCGCCGGGCGGAATGCGGGTGGACCGGCCGCCCCGGAACGGGCGCCGAGCTGGCCGCTGCCCTCCGGCAGTGGCCCATGATCCGGTTCGAGGTCACCGAGGAGCCGAGTCCCGGCGCCGACGGCGAGCGTTTCATGTATGTCCCCGGCCGAGGCCTCTTCCGGGCCACGGTCGGGGTAGCCGGCGACATCCAGCTCGGCGAGGACCGGCTGCGCGGCATCATGGCGGAGGCGCGGGCGCCGGAGGCCCTCACACACGCCCTGGAGAAGGCCCTCGGGGCCGCCTGGGACGCCGAGTTGGAGCCCTATCGGTACGCCGGCGACGGCGCCCCGGTGACGCTACTCACCCGCGTCGGCTGACCTGTGAGCCACGCAACCGGGCACGCCACACGTGCGGCTGGGACGGCGTGGGCAGGGCTGACTTGCCCCGACCGGCGTCAGAAGTGTGGGATACCCAGGTGCCGACACCCTCGCAACACGGCGGCGTCGTAGTCGTCGCACTGGCCGTCCTGACCTCGCTGCTGCTCGCCGGCTGCACCGGCGGGCGGGGGCGCGCACAGCCGACTCCGGCGGCGAGCGACCCGACGGCAGGCCCGTCACCATCGGTCCCGGTCACTGATCCGGGCGCCCGCGCCGCCACCCTGGCGGGCTCGCTGGCTGACGAGGACCTCGTGGGCCAGGTGCTGATGCCCTTCGCCTACGGGGACGCCGCCGATCGGGTCTCGTCCGGTTCGGCCGCCGGTAACCAGAAACTCGCCGGCGTCGACACTCCGGCCCAAATGGTCGCGAAGTACCGCCTCGGCGGGCTCATTCTCGTCGGCTTCAGCGCGGACGACCCGACCAGCGGCAATCAGGAGACCACCAACGTCGACAACCCCGACCAGGTCCGGGGGCTGACCGCCGGGCTGCGGTCCGTCGCCGCTGACCTGGCCACCGGCGCGGCGCCGTTCCTGATCGGCACGGATCAGGAGTACGGGGTGGTCACCCGGATCACCGAGGGCGTTACGCAGCTGCCCAGCGCGTTGGCCGCCGGGGCGGCCGGCAAGCCTGACCTGACCGAGGCCGCCTGGCAGGCCGCCGGCACCGAACTCGCCGCGATGGGCGTCAACGTGGACTTCGCCCCCGTCGCCGACGTGCTCGTCACGCCGAGCACCGTGATCGGCTCACGGTCGTACGGTGCCGACCCGTCGGCGGTGGCCGCACAGGTCAGCGGTGCGGTACGCGGCCTGCAGTCGGCCGGTGTCGCGGCCACCCTCAA
Protein-coding regions in this window:
- a CDS encoding DUF3145 domain-containing protein encodes the protein MPTRGVVYVHSTPLAVCSHVEWAIARVLAAPVNLQWTAQPVDPGARRAECGWTGRPGTGAELAAALRQWPMIRFEVTEEPSPGADGERFMYVPGRGLFRATVGVAGDIQLGEDRLRGIMAEARAPEALTHALEKALGAAWDAELEPYRYAGDGAPVTLLTRVG
- a CDS encoding HelD family protein; protein product: MTDRTALEQEIAAEQRHLDRVYARLAELRQAATRAESDGYHLARVGNFGALVERDAMVFHAAQRRHLLDTEHEGLVFGRLDLRNRQVLHVGRLGIRDENAGTLVVDWRAPAAAAFYRATPAQPLGVIRRRMIQSSGERVTGIEDDLLDPAATPPEMTTVGDGALLATLSRATGRGMRDIVATIQREQDEAIRSPGAGVTVVSGGPGTGKTAVALHRAAYLLYTDRSRYAGGGILVVGPSTVFVEYIASVLPSLGEETATLAALGGLFPGLTATRTDPPEVTAIKGSLRMRRVLERAARDVAPGAPDGLRLLYRGELLRIDRRGLDAIRDRALRRGARRNEVRRVGFDGVFAALWEQVRRLDIPGLPEQRVFEDELADRPEFREFLKAWWPRLHPRHVLGWLARPERLRRYAAGVLSDREVRLLDDAYRSGDGQGWTVADVALLDELDALLGKPMKPARPRRDPFTLAGGVRELSTFADRQRADRQAARRRPEDYREYTHVVVDESQDVSPMQWRMIGRRGRLASWTVVGDPAQTAWTGDPEELTQARDRALGRRPRHHFTLTTNYRNPAEIFAVAAAEIRRVDPDILLPTAVRSTGVDPVRLIAPPAELETTVLAAVKTLLAEVPGTVGVVTPVPRRAEVADWLGSLDTPRLQVVTSLEAKGMEYDGVVLVAPGEIRAEPGAGVRTLYVALSRATQRLTTVDLTG
- a CDS encoding cation diffusion facilitator family transporter — protein: MGATDGHHHGAVANAGQRHRGRLWAAFALLTTLMAAEAVTAVRTGSLALLSDAGHMFTDVLGIGMALAALTATRRRGRNPQRTFGLYRLEVLAALANALLLSVVSVYVLVEAARRFGDPPEVSTGPMLVVAILGLLANVVAFALLRPGAKESINLQGAYLEVLGDLLGSLGVIAAALVIAGTGWRWADPLVAVAIGLFILPRTWRLGRAALRILVQAAPGHLRVTAVHDRLVAVPGVNEVHDLHIWTLTSGMEVASAHLAVAPGADISAVLGSARTALREEFRIEHATLQVEPDASIGECGSVEW
- a CDS encoding alpha/beta fold hydrolase, whose product is MVMPDVHEIHLTDTVRLHVEIDGPTDAEVTAVLLHGWTLDANTWHRQLAYLRDHFGGALRVVTYDARGHGRSSCMALPTATLGQLGDDLAAVLDAVVPTGRVVLAGHSMGGMTIMEYAHRHPTHFADRIAGLVFVSTSAEGNARTVYGLSPRVARLIQIAESTGAGVLARCGTRPPPRSLLRALRPSFRWLLFGDRYNPADLRLVTRAMAHASLRSIGGFRASIGTHDQLATLPGLAHLPTATLVGDRDRLTPPPCTESIAAALPTTALTVCPGAGHMLMMERPGAVNAALAGVLGRVLDSPAAQVIR